A genomic window from Priestia filamentosa includes:
- a CDS encoding SagB family peptide dehydrogenase: MSLEEFLHNLHFDIDKANQPNWEADWEDAPLAYKLYRGLPVVPLSTEVPLTLTGGEPPARLDLNRVGHFLWYVFGFTQLSQSVFPMDSPEQDSYPLQSYRRFAPSGGALYPNELYVYLKVEGLPDGVYYYDVAHHSLVLLREGNFDSYLAKALGNRCDISSCFGTVFVSTMFWKNFFKYNNFAYRLQGLDAGVLIGQLMEVAKRFGFASGVYFQFLDTAINHLLGLSEQKESVYSVIPLSVEVTIWSTNGRNLCENVISKELRQELPAIQPEYLERSLNVKEYPMITAMNAASKLDSTWSFRVIGERGAAERMDSAVALPHIEPLSYDLAEACRNRFSPDMDFVLGRVSQQQLATLLLEATGSFSYRNDLDEAYRSNDSRVTIYSCLYNVEGITNGAYYYDSTEHLLREICPGDYRLHLQTGMSLDNVNLLQVPLCLHVVGDKEFYKTELGYRGYRIQQMEAGMLVQRLLLAAQALGMGGHPLLGFDANLSDELYKIDQQGKTSLIQIPIGPYRPRPWLRGSLHS; the protein is encoded by the coding sequence ATGAGTCTGGAAGAATTTCTGCACAATCTGCATTTTGATATTGATAAGGCAAATCAGCCGAACTGGGAAGCGGATTGGGAGGATGCACCGCTTGCATATAAACTCTACCGTGGATTACCGGTTGTTCCATTGTCCACGGAAGTACCGCTGACGCTTACTGGAGGAGAACCTCCCGCAAGACTGGACCTTAATAGAGTTGGTCATTTTCTCTGGTATGTATTCGGTTTTACTCAATTGAGCCAATCAGTCTTTCCAATGGATTCCCCAGAGCAAGATTCCTACCCTTTGCAGTCGTATCGACGGTTTGCTCCTTCTGGTGGGGCGTTATACCCTAACGAATTGTACGTGTATTTGAAGGTAGAGGGACTCCCTGATGGAGTCTACTATTATGATGTAGCACACCATAGCCTGGTATTGTTGCGGGAAGGGAATTTCGATTCCTATTTAGCCAAGGCACTAGGAAATCGGTGTGACATCTCCTCGTGTTTTGGTACTGTCTTTGTGTCAACCATGTTCTGGAAAAATTTTTTTAAATACAACAATTTTGCATACCGACTCCAAGGATTGGATGCTGGTGTGCTGATTGGACAGTTAATGGAGGTAGCGAAACGGTTTGGCTTTGCCTCAGGGGTGTACTTTCAATTTCTTGATACCGCAATCAATCATCTGCTTGGACTATCCGAACAGAAGGAGAGCGTATATAGTGTAATCCCATTATCGGTGGAAGTCACCATCTGGTCTACTAACGGAAGGAATCTATGCGAAAATGTTATATCGAAGGAATTGAGACAAGAGCTGCCAGCGATTCAACCAGAATATCTCGAGCGATCACTTAATGTCAAAGAGTATCCGATGATAACTGCGATGAACGCAGCTTCTAAGCTGGATTCCACATGGTCATTTCGAGTGATCGGGGAGAGGGGAGCTGCGGAACGTATGGATTCCGCGGTGGCATTGCCTCATATAGAGCCCTTGTCATATGATTTGGCTGAGGCCTGCAGAAATCGGTTTTCTCCCGACATGGATTTCGTTTTGGGGAGGGTGAGTCAACAACAATTGGCTACCCTTCTTCTAGAAGCAACGGGTTCTTTTTCATACCGGAATGATTTGGATGAAGCATATAGGAGTAACGACTCTCGTGTAACAATTTATAGCTGTTTATATAATGTTGAAGGTATTACAAATGGGGCGTACTATTATGACAGCACAGAACACTTGTTAAGAGAAATATGCCCAGGAGACTATCGACTCCATTTACAGACTGGAATGTCTCTGGATAATGTGAATTTGCTCCAGGTACCACTTTGCCTGCATGTGGTTGGTGACAAGGAATTCTATAAAACAGAACTAGGATACAGGGGCTATCGAATCCAACAGATGGAAGCAGGCATGCTCGTGCAACGATTGCTTTTGGCTGCGCAAGCTCTCGGGATGGGAGGGCACCCGCTTCTTGGATTTGACGCGAATTTGAGTGATGAACTCTATAAAATAGATCAACAAGGAAAGACCAGTCTAATCCAAATCCCCATTGGTCCCTATCGCCCTCGTCCTTGGCTGAGGGGAAGTTTGCACAGCTAA
- a CDS encoding TOMM precursor leader peptide-binding protein, producing the protein MSSFVLVVGEGMLADRVSEELSAYHLVIRKSNFEEGVPRNTDLVLFLDDEWKPSVHQKAEEVLRKTGTPWLRGFVSFGEGVVGPLVRPGAAGCSQCADMRRLMGGRDRTEMWEVQQRLAATGGRGSDPWASSPGLLQMAYLIGVEVQNLLQGDQAYSEGKIYIIDLKTMKSSWHSFLPNPLCPVCGQLPDDSQTLARISLQPSPKIDSGIFRCRQLDEMKKMIVKDYLDNRTGLLNSKMYDLVTPFADASVNLPMFAGDEGTAGRTHSYAESVLTAILEGLERHCGLEPRGKRTVIHDSFRNLENQALNPLKVGIHAKEQYAQPGFPFKSFDPDRSINWVWGYSLLEERPILVPELLAYYSVGCGSQGFVYETSNGCALGGSLEEAIFYGIMEVVERDSFLMTWYAKLNLPRLDPFTADDQELELMVERMRVVAGYDLYLYNSTMEHGIPSIWAIAKNKKEKGLNLICAAGAHLDPVRAVKSAVHELAGMMLNLDEKFEANQEEYERMLHDSSLVRQMDDHGMLYGLPQAEERLSFLLDDNGPMQSFKEEFKWKSNHTDLTDDLQDILQVFRQLNLDVVIVDQTTPETIRNGLYCVKVLIPGMLPMTFGHHLTRLTGLERIFRVPMELGYTNKPLTPGQLNPHPHPFP; encoded by the coding sequence GTGAGTTCCTTCGTGTTGGTTGTCGGAGAAGGGATGCTGGCGGACCGTGTAAGTGAAGAACTGTCGGCATATCATCTAGTTATTCGTAAATCCAATTTTGAGGAAGGAGTTCCAAGAAATACTGATTTGGTCCTTTTTTTGGATGACGAGTGGAAACCCTCTGTTCATCAAAAGGCGGAAGAAGTGTTACGAAAGACGGGTACTCCCTGGCTTAGAGGCTTCGTTTCATTTGGCGAAGGTGTAGTTGGCCCGCTTGTACGACCAGGTGCAGCAGGTTGCTCTCAATGTGCGGACATGAGACGTCTCATGGGAGGACGTGACCGCACAGAGATGTGGGAGGTGCAACAGAGGCTGGCTGCGACTGGAGGAAGGGGAAGTGACCCGTGGGCTTCAAGTCCCGGACTTTTGCAAATGGCTTACCTGATTGGAGTTGAGGTACAGAATTTATTACAAGGCGATCAAGCTTATTCGGAAGGTAAGATATATATAATTGACTTGAAAACAATGAAGAGCTCATGGCATTCTTTTCTGCCCAACCCGTTGTGTCCAGTCTGTGGTCAATTACCCGACGATTCACAGACATTAGCCCGAATTTCACTGCAGCCAAGTCCAAAAATAGATTCCGGAATTTTCCGATGCCGTCAGTTGGATGAGATGAAAAAAATGATTGTCAAAGACTATTTGGATAATCGTACCGGCCTTTTGAATAGTAAAATGTATGACCTAGTGACTCCATTTGCTGATGCGAGTGTCAATCTCCCTATGTTTGCTGGGGACGAGGGAACAGCTGGCAGGACTCATTCATACGCAGAAAGTGTGTTGACAGCCATTTTAGAGGGATTGGAGCGGCACTGTGGTTTAGAACCACGTGGCAAACGGACAGTAATCCATGATAGTTTTCGTAACCTGGAAAATCAAGCGCTCAATCCATTGAAGGTAGGTATACACGCAAAAGAACAATATGCGCAACCTGGTTTTCCATTTAAATCGTTTGATCCTGATCGTTCTATTAATTGGGTATGGGGTTATTCGTTGCTAGAAGAGCGTCCCATCCTAGTTCCAGAGCTCCTTGCCTATTACAGTGTTGGATGTGGGTCACAAGGCTTTGTCTATGAAACTTCCAATGGATGTGCGTTAGGAGGAAGTTTAGAGGAGGCCATTTTCTACGGGATTATGGAAGTGGTCGAGCGTGATTCATTCCTGATGACTTGGTATGCGAAGCTGAACCTTCCGCGACTGGATCCTTTTACAGCTGACGACCAGGAGTTGGAATTAATGGTCGAAAGGATGCGAGTGGTCGCTGGGTATGATTTGTATTTGTATAACTCCACGATGGAACACGGGATTCCAAGTATTTGGGCGATTGCTAAAAACAAAAAGGAAAAGGGATTGAATCTTATCTGTGCGGCCGGAGCTCATCTGGATCCGGTAAGGGCGGTGAAAAGCGCAGTTCACGAGCTTGCTGGCATGATGCTGAACCTTGATGAAAAATTTGAGGCGAACCAGGAAGAGTATGAAAGAATGCTGCATGATTCTTCTCTGGTTCGGCAGATGGATGACCACGGCATGCTGTATGGTTTGCCGCAAGCAGAAGAGCGCTTAAGTTTTTTGCTTGACGACAATGGCCCAATGCAATCTTTTAAAGAGGAGTTTAAGTGGAAGTCGAATCATACGGATCTTACCGATGATTTGCAAGACATCCTTCAGGTGTTCCGTCAGTTAAACCTTGATGTAGTTATAGTAGACCAGACGACACCGGAAACGATACGAAACGGTTTGTATTGCGTAAAAGTACTGATTCCGGGAATGCTGCCGATGACATTTGGGCATCACCTTACCCGCCTGACAGGGCTTGAGAGGATATTTCGAGTCCCTATGGAGCTTGGGTATACGAATAAACCATTGACACCAGGACAGCTCAATCCACATCCGCATCCGTTTCCATAA